The following proteins come from a genomic window of Kitasatospora sp. NBC_01246:
- a CDS encoding TauD/TfdA dioxygenase family protein, which yields MTSTFEIRKIGGRIGAEILGVDTAAALDAETVEKLNAALVEHKALFFRAQQLDDDGQTRFAANFGTLTTAHPTVPALDGQPNVLAVDSEDGGRANRWHTDVTFVRTPPKASTLRSLIVPPYGGNTLIANTQAAYRDLPEQLREFADRLWAVHTNDYDYAQGKELDAADQERRRVFTARKYRTVHPVVRVHPESGERGLFIGGFAQSVVGLPTAESHDLLRSLQAYVTRPENVVRWRWELGDVVLFDNRATQHYAPDDYDDLPRRLHRVTVAGDVPVGVTGEPSQVLEGDDASHYTS from the coding sequence ATGACCAGCACCTTCGAGATCCGCAAGATCGGCGGCCGGATCGGCGCCGAGATCCTCGGCGTCGACACCGCCGCCGCACTCGACGCGGAGACCGTCGAGAAGCTCAACGCCGCGTTGGTGGAGCACAAGGCGCTCTTCTTCCGCGCCCAGCAGCTGGACGACGACGGCCAGACCCGCTTCGCCGCCAACTTCGGCACCCTCACCACCGCGCACCCGACCGTCCCCGCGCTCGACGGCCAGCCGAACGTCCTGGCGGTGGACAGCGAGGACGGCGGCCGGGCCAACCGCTGGCACACCGACGTGACCTTCGTCCGTACGCCTCCGAAGGCCAGCACCCTGCGCAGCCTGATCGTCCCGCCGTACGGCGGCAACACGCTGATCGCCAACACCCAGGCCGCGTACCGGGACCTTCCGGAGCAGCTGCGCGAGTTCGCCGACCGGCTCTGGGCCGTGCACACCAACGACTACGACTACGCGCAGGGAAAGGAGCTGGACGCCGCGGACCAGGAGCGCCGCCGGGTCTTCACCGCCCGCAAGTACCGCACCGTCCACCCGGTGGTACGGGTGCACCCGGAGAGCGGTGAGCGTGGGCTGTTCATCGGCGGCTTCGCGCAGTCGGTCGTCGGCCTGCCGACCGCGGAGTCCCACGACCTGCTGCGCAGCCTGCAGGCGTACGTGACCCGGCCCGAGAACGTGGTCCGCTGGCGCTGGGAGCTGGGGGACGTGGTGCTGTTCGACAACCGCGCCACCCAGCACTACGCGCCGGACGACTACGACGACCTGCCGCGCCGCCTGCACCGCGTCACCGTCGCCGGTGACGTCCCGGTGGGTGTGACGGGCGAGCCCAGCCAGGTGCTGGAGGGTGACGACGCCTCGCACTACACCTCCTGA
- a CDS encoding LLM class flavin-dependent oxidoreductase, protein MPESPADRQLHFNLFLMGVGHHEAAWRHPRTDPSAAGDVAHFQRLARTAEAAAFDSVFLADGVEARSDGGWGLISHFEPFTLLTALAAVTTRIGLIGTVSTGFSEPYNLARQFASLDHISHGRAGWNIVTSAGDRAAQNFGRSANQDHAVRYERAAEFLDVVTALWDSWEDDALLLDPANGAFAAPDRVHDIDHVGKHFQVRGPLNIPRSPQGHPLLVQAGSSDDGKAFAARWAEAVFTAQQTLAEGQAFYGDLKRRTAEAGRDPARVKILPGVVPVLGSTEAEARALDEELDALINPARAVGVLSTVLGVDLTDHPLDEPLPPLPPVTRINGAKSRFELIRDLAERDRLTLRQLVGRLGGGRGHQVVVGTPEHLADHIETWFTQGAADGFNIMPPVLPGGLDDFVEQVVPILRARGLFREGYTGNTLREHYGLPRPAGRYTAP, encoded by the coding sequence ATGCCCGAAAGTCCCGCCGATCGCCAACTTCACTTCAACCTCTTCCTGATGGGAGTGGGCCACCACGAGGCCGCCTGGCGCCACCCCCGCACCGACCCGTCCGCCGCAGGCGACGTCGCGCACTTCCAGAGGCTCGCCCGGACGGCCGAGGCGGCCGCCTTCGACTCGGTGTTCCTCGCCGACGGCGTCGAGGCCCGCTCCGACGGTGGATGGGGCCTGATCAGCCACTTCGAACCATTCACCCTGCTCACCGCGCTGGCTGCGGTGACCACGAGGATCGGCCTGATCGGCACCGTCTCCACCGGCTTCTCCGAGCCCTACAACCTGGCCCGGCAGTTCGCCTCACTGGACCACATCAGCCACGGGCGGGCCGGCTGGAACATCGTCACCTCGGCCGGCGACCGCGCCGCCCAGAACTTCGGCCGCAGCGCCAACCAGGACCATGCCGTCCGGTATGAGCGGGCCGCCGAGTTCCTCGACGTGGTCACCGCCCTGTGGGACAGCTGGGAGGACGACGCGCTGTTGCTCGACCCTGCGAACGGGGCCTTCGCCGCCCCGGACCGGGTGCACGACATCGACCACGTCGGAAAGCACTTCCAGGTGCGCGGGCCGCTGAACATCCCGCGCAGCCCGCAGGGCCACCCGCTGCTCGTGCAGGCCGGATCCTCGGACGACGGCAAGGCCTTCGCGGCCCGTTGGGCGGAGGCGGTGTTCACCGCGCAGCAGACACTGGCCGAGGGGCAGGCCTTCTACGGCGACCTCAAGCGACGGACCGCCGAGGCCGGCCGCGACCCGGCCCGGGTAAAGATCCTGCCCGGCGTCGTCCCCGTCCTCGGCTCCACCGAGGCGGAGGCACGTGCCCTGGACGAGGAACTGGACGCGCTGATCAACCCGGCCCGCGCGGTCGGCGTGCTCTCCACGGTGCTCGGCGTCGACCTCACCGACCACCCACTGGACGAACCGCTGCCGCCGCTGCCGCCGGTCACCCGGATCAACGGTGCCAAGAGCCGCTTCGAGCTGATCCGCGACCTCGCCGAGCGCGACCGGCTGACCCTGCGCCAACTCGTCGGACGGCTCGGCGGCGGCCGTGGCCACCAGGTCGTGGTCGGCACCCCCGAGCACCTCGCCGACCACATCGAGACCTGGTTCACTCAGGGCGCCGCCGACGGCTTCAACATCATGCCGCCCGTCCTGCCCGGCGGCCTGGACGACTTCGTCGAGCAGGTGGTCCCGATCCTGCGGGCACGCGGCCTGTTCCGCGAGGGCTACACCGGGAACACCCTGCGCGAGCACTACGGCCTGCCGCGCCCGGCCGGGCGGTACACCGCGCCGTAA
- a CDS encoding 4Fe-4S dicluster domain-containing protein: MIELVSPERCIACDKCIKVCPTDVFERGTDGIPSIARQDDCQTCFQCEANCPVDALFVAPYTHPQPQDPAVRDERRLTEAGLLGSYRAQIGWGRGRTPGALRAIGPTLGPAASAAPITS, translated from the coding sequence ATGATCGAACTCGTCTCCCCGGAACGCTGCATCGCCTGCGACAAGTGCATCAAGGTCTGCCCGACCGACGTCTTCGAGCGGGGCACCGACGGCATCCCGTCGATCGCCCGGCAGGACGACTGCCAGACCTGCTTCCAGTGCGAAGCCAACTGCCCGGTCGACGCGCTGTTCGTCGCCCCGTACACCCACCCGCAGCCGCAGGACCCGGCCGTCCGCGACGAGCGGCGGCTGACCGAGGCCGGGCTGCTCGGCAGCTACCGCGCGCAGATCGGCTGGGGCCGGGGCCGGACCCCGGGCGCGCTGCGCGCGATCGGCCCGACCCTGGGGCCGGCCGCTTCGGCCGCCCCCATCACCTCCTGA
- a CDS encoding ROK family transcriptional regulator, with the protein MLSLVAPPTHGRTASPTEGGGAGAVLRAVLTGGPLTRSAVGRATGLSPAAVSRHTADLTGLGLLRVLPPPDGPPRAGRPQLPLDIDTRHHLACGVHIGVPWITFALLDLRGRVVAHERLPRRGDAAAVLGTIRAYLPGFLGRRATGHSVLGLGVVTGGWVDSETGRVVAHGPLGWYDVPVRDVLADATRLPVHVDSHARALAQAELLFGAGSTATELVQLFVGNVVDAAIATGGSVLRGRRSRAGDIGHLAVPASTEPCSCGRTGCLQAAVADRTLARRAHALGLVPEPDFGLLLDLAGAGNRAAIRLFEERLRLVAPAAGLLLDVLNPEVLVVSEAGLSVAPCLHPYLAEQIRLHSNAAPEQLVTATAFGVDVLAVAACAGVLDSVYQRPMELRTAGSSTARAMR; encoded by the coding sequence ATGCTCTCCCTGGTCGCCCCGCCCACGCACGGCAGGACCGCGTCGCCCACCGAGGGCGGCGGGGCCGGGGCCGTGCTGCGCGCGGTACTGACCGGCGGCCCGCTGACCCGCAGCGCCGTCGGCCGGGCCACCGGCCTCAGCCCGGCTGCCGTCTCCCGGCACACCGCCGACCTCACCGGACTCGGGCTGCTGCGCGTCCTGCCACCGCCGGACGGTCCGCCCAGGGCGGGGCGCCCGCAGCTGCCGCTGGACATCGACACCCGTCACCACCTCGCCTGCGGGGTGCACATCGGGGTGCCGTGGATCACCTTCGCCCTGCTGGACCTGCGGGGACGGGTGGTCGCCCACGAACGCCTGCCCCGGCGCGGGGACGCCGCCGCGGTCCTGGGCACCATCAGGGCGTACCTACCGGGTTTCCTGGGCCGCCGGGCCACCGGCCACTCGGTGCTCGGCCTCGGGGTGGTCACCGGCGGCTGGGTGGACTCCGAGACCGGCCGCGTCGTCGCCCACGGCCCGCTCGGCTGGTACGACGTCCCCGTCCGCGACGTCCTGGCCGACGCCACCCGGCTGCCCGTGCACGTCGACAGCCACGCCCGGGCGCTGGCCCAGGCGGAGCTGCTGTTCGGCGCCGGCAGCACGGCCACCGAACTGGTCCAGCTGTTCGTCGGCAACGTCGTCGACGCGGCCATCGCCACCGGTGGCAGCGTGCTGCGCGGGAGGCGGTCCCGCGCGGGCGACATCGGCCACCTCGCCGTACCCGCCTCCACCGAGCCCTGCTCCTGCGGACGGACGGGCTGCCTCCAGGCCGCCGTCGCGGATCGGACCCTGGCCCGCCGGGCCCACGCCCTCGGCCTCGTCCCCGAACCCGACTTCGGCCTGTTGCTGGACCTGGCCGGCGCCGGGAACCGCGCTGCGATCCGCCTCTTCGAGGAGCGGCTCCGGCTCGTCGCGCCCGCCGCCGGCCTGCTGCTGGACGTCCTCAACCCCGAAGTCCTGGTGGTCAGTGAGGCGGGGCTGTCGGTGGCGCCCTGCCTGCACCCCTACCTGGCCGAACAGATCCGCCTGCACTCCAACGCCGCACCCGAGCAGCTGGTCACCGCCACTGCCTTCGGCGTCGACGTGCTGGCGGTCGCGGCCTGCGCCGGGGTGCTCGACAGCGTCTACCAGCGGCCGATGGAGCTGCGGACGGCCGGGAGCTCGACCGCCCGGGCGATGCGTTGA
- a CDS encoding GH1 family beta-glucosidase, translated as MQARLELPSGFRWGVSTAAYQIEGAVEEDGRGPSVWDVFAARPGAVRDGHTGAVACDHYHRYPEDIALMRGLGLDGYRFSIAWPRVQPTGAGPVNPAGLDFYDRLVDAVLDAGITPLPTLFHWDLPQALEDAGGWLNRDTAYRFAEYAAVAADRLGDRVPAWITLNEPFVHMVYGYAMGIHAPGRTLMLDALPAAHHQLLGHVLAAAALRERGLEVMIANNLTPVWPASSSEADLVAAQAYDALHNRLFSDPLLLGRYPDLAAYGVGPDLGGSVRDGDLKLIAGTPLDGLGVNYYNPTRIAAPTDPGLPFTEAPIEGVPRTAFDWPVVPDGLRELLVGLRQRYGAALPPVTITENGCSTTETLDDQPRVDYLAGHLDAVAAAVADGVDVRGYYTWSLLDNYEWAEGFSQRFGLVHVDFETQKRTPRASYGWYRDVIAAQRKRSAR; from the coding sequence GGGCCGTCGAGGAGGACGGCCGCGGGCCTTCGGTCTGGGACGTGTTCGCCGCCCGGCCCGGCGCGGTGCGGGACGGGCACACCGGGGCGGTGGCCTGCGACCACTACCACCGGTATCCCGAGGACATCGCGCTGATGCGGGGCCTCGGGCTGGACGGCTACCGGTTCTCGATCGCCTGGCCTCGCGTGCAGCCCACCGGCGCGGGCCCGGTCAATCCCGCCGGGCTCGACTTCTACGACCGGCTGGTGGACGCCGTGTTGGATGCCGGGATCACCCCGCTGCCCACGCTCTTCCACTGGGACCTGCCGCAGGCTCTGGAGGACGCCGGCGGCTGGCTGAACCGCGACACCGCGTACCGGTTCGCCGAGTACGCGGCGGTGGCCGCGGACCGGCTCGGCGACCGGGTACCCGCCTGGATCACCCTCAACGAGCCCTTCGTGCACATGGTCTACGGCTACGCGATGGGCATCCACGCCCCCGGCCGGACCCTGATGCTGGACGCACTCCCGGCCGCCCACCACCAGCTGCTCGGCCACGTCCTGGCCGCTGCCGCCCTGCGCGAGCGCGGCCTGGAGGTGATGATCGCCAACAACCTCACCCCGGTCTGGCCCGCCTCCTCCTCGGAAGCCGACCTGGTCGCCGCGCAGGCCTACGACGCCCTGCACAACCGCCTGTTCAGCGACCCGCTCCTGCTCGGCCGCTACCCCGACCTCGCCGCCTACGGCGTCGGCCCCGACCTCGGCGGCAGCGTCCGGGACGGCGACCTGAAGCTGATCGCCGGGACGCCCCTCGACGGCCTCGGCGTCAACTACTACAACCCCACCCGCATCGCCGCCCCCACCGACCCCGGCCTCCCCTTCACCGAAGCCCCCATCGAGGGCGTCCCCCGCACCGCCTTCGACTGGCCCGTCGTCCCCGACGGCCTGCGCGAACTCCTCGTCGGCCTCCGCCAGCGCTACGGCGCCGCCCTCCCGCCCGTCACCATCACCGAGAACGGCTGCTCGACCACCGAAACCCTCGACGACCAGCCCCGCGTCGACTACCTCGCCGGCCACCTCGACGCGGTGGCCGCAGCGGTCGCCGACGGCGTGGACGTGCGCGGCTACTACACCTGGTCACTGCTCGACAACTACGAATGGGCCGAGGGGTTCAGTCAGAGATTCGGTCTCGTCCATGTCGACTTCGAGACGCAGAAGCGGACCCCCAGGGCCTCGTACGGCTGGTATCGGGACGTGATCGCCGCCCAGCGGAAGCGGTCCGCGAGGTAG